A single window of Candidatus Rhabdochlamydia oedothoracis DNA harbors:
- a CDS encoding IS30 family transposase encodes MIFNNQTQGETLPKGYHHLTYDQRCQIYILKARGDTSSSIANILKVHHSTISRELKRNKGQRGYRHQQAQEKAFLRKNSQPNKKMTPQIVTRIEEKIKLQWSPIQISGWLKRHGKEHVSHETIYNHIWKDKRQGGQLYRELRHRGKKYNKQRKGASGRGNMPGRIDIKQRPCIVEKKTRLGDWELDTVIGAGHKGVIVSMVERTSKLTKLAKVSHKTAEEVSQALIEQLKPIKDFVHTLTADNGKEFAYHQMVSFELETDFYFATPYHSWERGLNEHTNGLVRQYFPKTQSFLDTTSKDIERVETLLNNRPRKALNFETPLEVFTRLSTNMLCSGAQ; translated from the coding sequence GTGATTTTTAACAATCAAACACAAGGAGAGACCTTGCCTAAAGGCTACCATCACCTAACCTATGACCAAAGATGTCAGATTTATATTTTAAAAGCTAGAGGAGATACATCTAGCTCAATAGCAAACATTCTAAAAGTTCATCATAGCACTATTAGTAGGGAACTTAAGAGAAATAAAGGGCAACGAGGATACCGTCATCAGCAAGCTCAAGAAAAAGCATTTCTTAGAAAAAATTCTCAGCCCAATAAAAAAATGACTCCTCAAATAGTTACCCGTATTGAAGAAAAAATCAAGTTGCAATGGAGCCCTATACAAATATCCGGATGGCTTAAAAGACATGGTAAAGAACATGTTAGTCATGAGACCATCTATAATCATATCTGGAAAGATAAACGACAGGGAGGACAGCTTTATAGAGAGCTCCGTCATCGAGGGAAAAAATATAACAAGCAGAGAAAGGGAGCTTCTGGAAGAGGGAACATGCCTGGTCGTATAGATATTAAGCAACGGCCTTGTATTGTAGAAAAAAAGACTCGTTTAGGAGACTGGGAACTAGATACAGTCATAGGGGCAGGACATAAAGGCGTAATTGTATCAATGGTAGAAAGAACTTCCAAGCTAACTAAGCTCGCCAAAGTTTCTCATAAAACTGCAGAGGAAGTAAGTCAAGCGTTAATTGAACAACTTAAACCTATCAAAGATTTTGTACACACATTAACAGCAGACAACGGAAAAGAATTTGCCTATCACCAAATGGTTAGTTTCGAGCTAGAGACAGACTTCTACTTTGCAACGCCCTACCATTCTTGGGAAAGAGGCTTAAATGAGCATACAAACGGACTAGTTAGGCAATATTTTCCTAAAACACAAAGCTTTTTAGATACGACTTCCAAGGATATAGAAAGGGTGGAAACTTTACTAAATAACAGACCTAGAAAGGCTCTCAACTTCGAAACTCCACTAGAAGTGTTTACGAGATTATCTACAAACATGCTATGCTCGGGTGCACAATAG
- a CDS encoding transposase — translation MFDPARFKDSKSVGVYLGMTPKQYASG, via the coding sequence ATTTTTGATCCAGCCCGCTTCAAAGACTCTAAATCAGTAGGAGTTTATCTTGGTATGACTCCCAAACAATATGCCTCTGGATAA